The Salvelinus fontinalis isolate EN_2023a chromosome 31, ASM2944872v1, whole genome shotgun sequence genome has a window encoding:
- the LOC129829697 gene encoding molybdate-anion transporter-like: protein MLVTAYLAMVVLLVLCVCLELTARRLTPPQPTPSAMGTNPAFRRFQTLFLRGYLLALSADWLQGPYLYKLYRHYSFLESQIAILYVVGLASCVLFAPVASWLPQVLGRRRTCLLFCVAYSACCFTKLSRDYFVLILGRVLGGLSTSLLSTAFQAWYVHRHVDVHDFPKEWIPNTFTKAASWNHGLAVGAGLVANMLAEWLHLGPVAPFLLAVPCLGACGWVVLTDWGLEEKDGSLEGDNKKPLLGPSSSAPLARASARARFWRSCQESLRCLLSDRRVMLLGGVQALFESVLYIFIFLWTPVLDPYGPPLGMVFSCLMAASMAGSLLYRLATSTRYRLQPGHLLCFSILLAFFSFFMLIFSTAPGQPRPRESLLAFLMLELASGLYFPAVSFLQGRVIPEEKRAGVLAWFRLPLHLTACLGLLALHREVSGTGGDEGGSGTRHMLGGCAVLMLAALLAVVSLFTLGRNDVDLRLDGPKGEGDI from the exons ATGTTGGTGACAGCCTACCTGGCCATGGTGGTCCTACTGGTGCTATGTGTCTGTCTGGAGCTAACGGCACGTCGCCTCACCCCACCTCAACCCACCCCCTCTGCCATGGGCACCAACCCTGCCTTCCGTAGGTTCCAGACCTTGTTCCTCCGAGGCTACCTCTTAGCCTTGTCGGCTGACTGGCTGCAGGGGCCATACCTCTACAAGCTCTACCGCCATTACAGCTTCCTGGAGTCCCAGATAGCCATCCTGTATGTCGTTGGCCTGGCCTCCTGTGTGCTGTTTGCCCCCGTGGCTAGCTGGCTTCCTCAG GTCCTGGGGCGGAGACGGACCTGCCTGCTCTTCTGCGTGGCCTACTCAGCCTGTTGCTTCACCAAGCTGTCCCGTGACTACTTTGTCCTGATCCTGGGTCGCGTGCTAGGAGGCCTGTCCACCTCTTTGCTCTCCACAGCCTTCCAGGCCTGGTACGTGCACCGACATGTTGACGTCCACGACTTCCCTAAAGAATGGATCCCCAATACCTTCACCAAGGCTGCTAGCTGGAACCACGGGCTAGCGGTGGGGGCTGGGCTGGTGGCTAACATGCTGGCTGAGTGGCTCCACCTCGGGCCTGTGGCGCCCTTCCTCCTGGCCGTGCCCTGCCTTGGGGCCTGTGGCTGGGTGGTGCTGACTGATTGGGGCCTGGAGGAGAAGGATGGAAGCCTGGAAGGGGACAACAAGAAGCCCTTGCTCGGTCCTTCTAGTTCAGCACCTCTGGCCCGGGCTTCTGCGCGGGCCCGGTTCTGGCGCAGCTGTCAGGAAAGCCTCCGCTGTCTCTTATCAGACAGACGGGTGATGCTGCTAGGAGGAGTCCAGGCTCTATTTGAGAGTGTACTCTATATATTCATCTTCCTGTGGACCCCCGTCCTGGACCCCTACGGCCCTCCACTGGGCATGGTCTTCTCCTGTCTGATGGCAGCCAGTATGGCGGGGTCCCTGCTCTACCGCCTGGCCACCTCCACCCGCTACCGCCTCCAGCCTGGTCACCTCCTCTGCTTCTCCATACTGCTCGCCTTTTTCTCCTTCTTCATGCTCATCTTCTCCACCGCCCCGGGCCAGCCCAGACCCCGCGAGTCCCTGCTGGCCTTCCtgatgctggagctagccagtggCCTCTACTTCCCCGCTGTCAGCTTCCTCCAGGGGAGGGTGATCCCAGAGGAGAAGAGGGCCGGAGTGCTGGCCTGGTTCAGGCTGCCCCTTCACCTGACGGCCTGTCTGGGGCTGCTGGCGCTCCACAGGGAGGTGTCGGGGACCGGAGGGGACGAGGGAGGTAGTGGAACCAGGCATATGTTAGGTGGTTGTGCTGTTTTGATGCTAGCTGCACTCTTGGCTGTGGTCAGTCTCTTTACACTGGGAAGGAACGATGTGGATCTCAGACTGGATGGGCCCAAAGGAGAGGGAGATATATGA